A genomic segment from Daphnia carinata strain CSIRO-1 chromosome 1, CSIRO_AGI_Dcar_HiC_V3, whole genome shotgun sequence encodes:
- the LOC130691740 gene encoding acyl-coenzyme A diphosphatase NUDT19-like isoform X1 has product MGPVSWKNASTLIVLARNRLSQFVISNNKNDVQRLLPDYSCMLLKRSSQSKFFANAFVFPGGATEVADFSPSWLEHFNEHGYNREKLASHFVVSQPDKVPLYADIPNSDCIPEVGYRISAIRETFEETGVLFCKPAQIQGQSNNILKVDDLIEWQKRIHHNPEEFLHLCKKYFLLPDLWSLYEWSNWLTPTNMGPKRYDTMFYVCVVDSIPDVRIDGKEITQVLWTDPYNAILKHVQGQIWLAPPQLFELCRFAQIDTVEDLKIFCEKRQQKGIERWLPIRSQFEEGYMTILPGDSLYPVPKETNSSNIEDGQLSSKNMEILKNRICFTSPNLFRIVCNVVDPHGHKQPRNLVDEMTENMHQSKM; this is encoded by the exons ATGGGTCCAGTGTCGTGGAAGAATGCATCAACATTG ATTGTATTAGCTAGAAATCGACTCAGCCAGTTTGTTATCAGTAACAATAAGAATGATGTGCAAAGACTGCTTCCTGACTATAGCTGCATGTTATTGAAACGTAGTTCCCAAAGTAAATTCTTTGCTAATGCTTTTGTCTTTCCTGGAGGAGCCACAGAAGTTGCAGATTTTTCTCCATCTTGGCTGGAGCATTTTAATGAACATGGCTACAATCGAGAAAAGTTAGCATCACACTTTGTTGTATCCCAGCCCGATAAAGTTCCGCTGTATGCTGATATTCCCAATTCAGACTGCATACCAGAAGTTGGTTATCGTATCAGTGCCATTAGAGAAACATTTGAGGAAACAGGGGTTCTATTTTGCAAACCAGCCCAAATTCAGGGACAGTCTAATAATATTCTGAAAGTCGATGATTTGATAGAATGGCAAAAACGCATCCATCATAATCCCGAAGAGTTTCTCCATTtgtgcaaaaaatattttttgctccCTGATCTCTGGTCATTATATGAATGGTCTAACTGGCTTACTCCTACCAATATGGGTCCTAAGCGATATGATACCATGTTTTATGTCTGTGTCGTTGACAGCATCCCGGATGTTCGAATCGATGGAAAGGAGATCACCCAAGTTCTG TGGACCGATCCGTACAATGCCATTTTAAAACACGTACAAGGTCAGATTTGGTTGGCTCCTCCGCAGCTTTTTGAACTATGCCGATTCGCCCAGATCGATACTGTTGAAGACCTGAAAATATTTTGCGAAAAAAGGCAACAAAAAGGGATAGAACGTTGGCTTCCCATTCGCTCTCAGTTCGAAGAAGGATATATGACCATACTTCCGG GTGATTCGCTGTACCCGGTACCTAAAGAAACCAACAGTTCAAACATCGAAGATGGACAGTTAAGCTCAAAAAATATGGAGATATTAAAAAACAGGATTTGCTTTACAAGCCCAAATCTCTTCCGGATAGTTTGTAACGTCGTTGATCCCCATGGTCATAAGCAACCCAGAAATTTAGTCGACGAGATGACTGAGAATATGCATCAGTCGAAAATGTAG
- the LOC130691706 gene encoding LOW QUALITY PROTEIN: membrane-bound transcription factor site-1 protease-like (The sequence of the model RefSeq protein was modified relative to this genomic sequence to represent the inferred CDS: substituted 1 base at 1 genomic stop codon): MGFGFRVLRCRNGYQWKDSRQRQPKSLYMSVLTICITVILVHSEYVNETLPFSQKDCEEIDQHSPTQELQFEFSSKVINNEYIVAYNGYHTLAARANFITAALKPFNSSGWKIVERNNLAADYPSDFDLIKIPEQIENDGLSALRNHPLIKRVTPQRQVFRTLKYTNESYSDESKEFRRFTGRSSLSLGNTFWHSTGRYSSRRLLRAIPRQITSVLQADALWNMGFTGAGVKVAVFDTGLAKSHPHFRKIRERSNWTNEKTFEDGLGHGTFVAGLIASSKQCLGFAPDSELHIFRVFTNNQVSYTSWFLDAFNYAILKKIDVLNLSIGGPDFMDQPFIDKVWELTANNVIMVSAIGNDGPLYGTLNNPADQMDVIGVGGINFEDQIARFSSRGMTTWELPGGYGRVKPDIVTYGSAVRGSSIQGGCRSLSGTSVASPVVAGAITLLASGVIQSGGVVNPASVKQSLMASARRLPGVNMFEQGHGKLDLVRAYHLLSNYRPHVSLSPSYIDLTECQYMWPYCTQPAYHGGMPIIVNVTILNGMGVAGRIIDKPTWHPYTPQYGEYLNLALTYSDLLWPWSGYLAVSITVSGEAAQWEGLAQGHVTFTVESPPGEGEDEPRRSTVNLPIKVRVVATPPRSKRILWDQFHNLRYPPGYFPRDNLRMKNDPLDWNGDHIHTNFKDMYQHLRSSGYYVEVLGCPFTCFDARNYGALLIVDPEEEYFPEETLKLRKDVEDLGLSLIVMADWYNTTVMKKVKFYDENTRXWWMPDTGGANIPALNDLLTYWGILLGDRIWEGDFMLGGHNMYFASGTTLTKFPADGVKVWRSLKDQGQEVLEGESTGGGELVALMGFYQTQSSNEFATSHETLIRNSISEEDDVTPRPILASSGRIVVYGDSNCADNSHMQKDCFWMLDAVLDYAVTGGDVPLAFQENPDGFDLELLNGGLPPRRMEGNQLHRYSKVLESSGQLNAAQPQARPLPTCPQLVFSPPVPLNKSAPTNLYQSQKLLSVSIDSSLPMLPAQDRLLHNPFQALSSLDVEQITDDLPSGYRSHSDWPSSTKAALALMTMAALILFYQFYRNRNRPRRTRKSPRFKRAGVSSPNLSPTIKAPNV; the protein is encoded by the exons ATGGGATTTGGGTTTCGAGTGCTGAGATGCAGAAACGGTTATCAATGGAAGGATTCGAGGCAGCGACAACCAAAAAGTCTTTACATGAGCGTGCTCACTATATGTATCACCGTCATTCTTGTGCATTCTGAATATGTTAATGAAACGTTACCCTTCAGCCAAAAAGACTGTGAAGAAATAGACCAACACTCTCCTACACAAGAACTGCAGTTTGAATTCTCGTCCAAAGTCATCAACAATG AATATATTGTTGCATACAATGGCTACCACACATTAGCAGCTCGGGCAAACTTCATAACCGCTGCCCTCAAACCTTTTAATTCATCAGGCTGGAAAATTGTTGAGCGGAACAACTTAGCTGCTGACTATCCAagtgattttgatttgatcaaGATTCCAGAACAGATTGAAAATGATGGTTTGTCTGCTCTGAGGAATCATCCTCTGATCAAACGAGTGACACCACAACGCCAAGTGTTCAGGACTCTAAAATATACAAATGAATCTTACTCTGATGAATCCAAAGAATTCCGCCGATTCACAGGACGTTCCAGTTTATCTCTG GGCAACACCTTTTGGCATTCTACTGGCCGATATTCGAGTCGCCGCCTCTTAAGAGCTATCCCAAGACAAATTACTTCAGTATTGCAGGCTGATGCGCTTTGGAACATGGGTTTTACTG GTGCTGGTGTCAAAGTTGCTGTTTTTGACACTGGGCTAGCTAAAAGCCACcctcattttcgaaaaattcgAGAGCGCAGCAACTGGACTAATGAGAAGACGTTTGAAGACGGCTTAGGTCATGGAACATTTGTTGCAGGTCTTATTGCTTCCAGCAAGCAGTGCCTGGGTTTTGCACCTGATTCAGAGTTGCATATCTTTCGTGTTTTTACGAATAATCAA GTTTCTTACACTTCTTGGTTTTTGGATGCCTTCAATTATGCTATCTTAAAAAAGATAGATGTTTTAAATTTGAGTATTGGTGGACCCGATTTTATGGATCAACCATTTATTGATAAAGTGTGGGAACTAACTGCCAATAATGTCATTATGGTATCGGCTATTGGCAATGATGGACCACTCTATGG AACACTAAATAACCCAGCTGATCAAATGGATGTGATAGGAGTAGGCGGCATCAACTTTGAGGATCAGATAGCCCGTTTTTCATCTAGAGGCATGACTACTTGGGAACTACCCGGAGG ATATGGAAGAGTAAAACCGGACATCGTAACATATGG TTCCGCCGTCCGTGGATCTTCTATTCAGGGAGGATGCCGCTCTTTATCTGGAACAAGTGTCGCTTCTCCAGTTGTCGCTGGGGCCATCACCCTTCTAGCTAG TGGAGTCATCCAGTCGGGAGGTGTAGTCAATCCCGCAAGCGTGAAACAATCTTTGATGGCATCAGCACGACGCCTTCCGGGTGTTAACATGTTTGAGCAAGGACATGGTAAACTAGATCTTGTACGTGCTTATCATTTGCTCTCAAATTACCGCCCACATGTATCACTCAGTCCCAG TTATATCGATCTGACGGAATGCCAGTACATGTGGCCCTATTGTACTCAACCAGCTTATCATGGAGGAATGCCTATTATAGTTAATGTAACAATTTTAAATGGTATGGGCGTAGCCGGCCGGATAATCGATAAACCAACATGGCATCCCTACACACCTCAGTATGGGGAATACCTTAATCTTGCATTGACTTATTCGGATTTACTGTGGCCATGGTCAGGCTATTTGGCCGTTTCGATAA CTGTTTCAGGGGAAGCTGCCCAATGGGAAGGATTGGCCCAGGGTCACGTAACTTTCACGGTCGAATCACCACCAGGTGAGGGTGAAGATGAGCCCAGGCGTTCTACTGTGAACTTGCCAATCAAGGTTAGAGTTGTTGCAACACCACCAAGATCCAAGCGGATCCTTTGGGATCAATTTCACAACCTACGTTACCCG CCTGGCTACTTTCCACGGGATAATCTGCGCATGAAAAACGATCCGCTCGATTGGAATGGCGACCACATTCACACGAATTTCAAG gACATGTACCAACACTTGAGATCCAGCGGTTATTATGTAGAGGTTCTTGGGTGCCCTTTTACCTGTTTTGATGCACGCAATTACGGCGCCCTCTTGATTGTTGATCCAGAGGAAGAGTATTTCCCGGAAGAGACGCTGAAACTTAGAAAGGACGTCGAAGACCTCGGTCTTTCGCTCATCGTCATGGCTGATTGGTACAATACTACAGTGATGAAGAAAGTAAAGTTTTACGATGAAAACACTAGGTAATGGTGGATGCCGGATACAGGTGGAGCTAACATCCCGGCTTTGAACGATCTCTTGACTTATTGGGGAATACTTCTTGGTGACCGCATCTGGGAAGGAGATTTCATGCTAGGAGGACATAACATGTATTTCGCTTCGGGTACGACACTTACAAAATTCCCTGCTGACGGTGTCAAAGTGTGGCGTTCACTGAAAGATCAAG GTCAAGAAGTTCTGGAAGGAGAATCTACTGGCGGTGGGGAACTGGTAGCCTTAATGGGATTTTACCAAACTCAGAGCTCAAATGAATTTGCGACATCACATGAAACACTTATTCGCAATTCCATAAGTGAAGAAGACGACGTAACTCCGCGGCCCATTCTTGCATCTTCTGGAAGAATCGTTGTTTATGGAGATTCAAATTGCGCGGACAATAGCCACATGCAGAAAG ACTGCTTTTGGATGCTGGACGCTGTTTTGGACTATGCAGTTACTGGCGGAGACGTACCTTTGGCGTTCCAAGAAAATCCAGACGGTTTCGATTTGGAATTGTTGAATGGAGGACTTCCTCCCAGACGAATGGAAGGCAATCAACTTCATAGATATTCAAAAGTGTTGGAATCATCTGGCCAACTAAATGCTGCGCAACCACAG GCTCGGCCTCTTCCTACATGCCCTCAACTGGTGTTTTCGCCTCCGGTTCCGTTAAATAAATCAGCTCCCACGAACCTCTATCAATCCCAGAAACTGCTTTCTGTCAGCATTGACTCTTCTTTACCGATGTTACCGGCCCAGGATCGCCTACTTCACAATCCTTTCCAAGCATTGTCATCCTTAGATGTCGAACAGATAACGGATGATCTGCCTAGTGGCTATCGTTCGCATAGCGATTGGCCCTCCTCTACGAAAGCAGCCCTCGCCTTGATGACAATGGCAGCCCTCATTCTTTTTTACCAATTCTATCGCAATCGAAACCGACCACGTCGTACAAGAAAATCACCTAGATTTAAACGTGCCGGAGTTTCTTCACCAAACCTTTCACCTACCATTAAAGCTCCAAATGTCTAA
- the LOC130691740 gene encoding acyl-coenzyme A diphosphatase NUDT19-like isoform X2, whose translation MGPVSWKNASTLIVLARNRLSQFVISNNKNDVQRLLPDYSCMLLKRSSQSKFFANAFVFPGGATEVADFSPSWLEHFNEHGYNREKLASHFVVSQPDKVPLYADIPNSDCIPEVGYRISAIRETFEETGVLFCKPAQIQGQSNNILKVDDLIEWQKRIHHNPEEFLHLCKKYFLLPDLWSLYEWSNWLTPTNMGPKRYDTMFYVCVVDSIPDVRIDGKEITQVLWTDPYNAILKHVQGQIWLAPPQLFELCRFAQIDTVEDLKIFCEKRQQKGIERWLPIRSQFEEGYMTILPGKFLDLPLTCHRNIAVWENSVRTGESFEPKNLLCNYVLQYCTVGYPFEISLKATGILFKSGLDLVLVE comes from the exons ATGGGTCCAGTGTCGTGGAAGAATGCATCAACATTG ATTGTATTAGCTAGAAATCGACTCAGCCAGTTTGTTATCAGTAACAATAAGAATGATGTGCAAAGACTGCTTCCTGACTATAGCTGCATGTTATTGAAACGTAGTTCCCAAAGTAAATTCTTTGCTAATGCTTTTGTCTTTCCTGGAGGAGCCACAGAAGTTGCAGATTTTTCTCCATCTTGGCTGGAGCATTTTAATGAACATGGCTACAATCGAGAAAAGTTAGCATCACACTTTGTTGTATCCCAGCCCGATAAAGTTCCGCTGTATGCTGATATTCCCAATTCAGACTGCATACCAGAAGTTGGTTATCGTATCAGTGCCATTAGAGAAACATTTGAGGAAACAGGGGTTCTATTTTGCAAACCAGCCCAAATTCAGGGACAGTCTAATAATATTCTGAAAGTCGATGATTTGATAGAATGGCAAAAACGCATCCATCATAATCCCGAAGAGTTTCTCCATTtgtgcaaaaaatattttttgctccCTGATCTCTGGTCATTATATGAATGGTCTAACTGGCTTACTCCTACCAATATGGGTCCTAAGCGATATGATACCATGTTTTATGTCTGTGTCGTTGACAGCATCCCGGATGTTCGAATCGATGGAAAGGAGATCACCCAAGTTCTG TGGACCGATCCGTACAATGCCATTTTAAAACACGTACAAGGTCAGATTTGGTTGGCTCCTCCGCAGCTTTTTGAACTATGCCGATTCGCCCAGATCGATACTGTTGAAGACCTGAAAATATTTTGCGAAAAAAGGCAACAAAAAGGGATAGAACGTTGGCTTCCCATTCGCTCTCAGTTCGAAGAAGGATATATGACCATACTTCCGGGTAAGTTCTTAGACTTACCTCTTACGTGTCATAGGAATATTGCTGTATGGGAAAATTCTGTACGTACAG GTGAAAGTTTTGAGCCGAAGAACCTATTATGTAATTATGTGTTGCAGTATTGTACAGTAGGCTATCCCTTCGAAATTTCTTTGAAAGCCACCGGCATATTGTTTAAAAGTGGACTTGACCTCGTTTTAGTGGAGTAG